ttgaactgccttcaaataattgttcatctttgttttcttaatgtgcttttacatcttattttaattaactttgttttatttaaatgtatttaattttaaatgtctttgtttttaaatgctcttttccatgcttttaatgtaattatatgccttgtaaagcactttgaattgtgtagtgtatgaatggtaCTATacaaatttgccttgccttctcctatattagcttctcttcattggctccctgtaaaatacagattagaatttaaaatccttctcctcacatacaaatcccttcatgatcaagctccttcataaagacctcatagtaccatattatcccaatagaccacttcgctctcagagtgcaggtctacttgtggctcccagagtttccaaaagcagactgggaggcagagcctttagctatcaagctcctctcctgttgAACCAcctcccagcctgggttcaggaggcagacactctctgtacttttaaggctagacttaaaaccttcctctttgacaaagcgtatgTATAactagggctggcttcaggcaaccccgaaacatcccttagttatgctgctataggcctagattgcccgaggaccattggtgcactgagctcccctacccttgtgtgcgtgcatgcgaGTGCATGCTTGTGTGCGTGCCCACATGTGTATTATTGCACATGCACATCCAATGGGCAATGCATCTGCAGGTACAGAATAACAAGCAAAACCAAGGCACCAGAGCTGTACTAATCCCAGCTGAAGTGGAACACCAGACCCGTTTTTGTCACCATAGTTGAGCCCAGCAGGGCCTCCCAGTGTCTCAACAGGAGTGAGTCCCTCATGCAGTTAAAAaaggtgtgtgttcatgaaaaTATGTATGTGTTGTTCTTGAAAGAGTCCAGCACCTGGTGCAACAGTAAGTTACCTGGATGGAGAAACAAAGCTACATTCATCTCAAAAAACAGGCCATGTTAACAGCCATTGCCCCCAGACCAAGTCTTAGTGAGAAATCAGGTGTATGTCCCAATGGAGAACACCAGGTGACTTATCAGTGCATCATTCGGCAGAATCATCACATCTGTTTAAGACTCAGGGAAGAAAGAGGCAGTGCAGTATATcagagaagaaggaagaggagTACACTTACAGCGTCCAGGCTGGTCTGTCGGCAGGGAAAGGAGAAGGTGAAGCCCAAAGGAAGACGAGCACTCTTCATTCCCATGTAGTCCAGGAAGTCACTGATACACTGCACAATGTGATCGAACAACTGGAAGGCAAAagatgtgcgtgtgtgtgtgaaactaCTACTTTTTTTCCACAATGCGCTCCattgatctgtttttttaaatggaacaTCCAATATTAATGTGTATTACTAGTTGGATATGTGTTATGTCTGGCAATATTAACATAACTTTATCATAGAAAGTAGAAAATGCAATCCTTAAGGGAATTAAAAGACACATGATTGAATAGATTTGAAAAAGTGTTATGTGAGTTATAATGTACACATTTAGAGGTTTCATTGCACAGAACTGATATAATTTACTCTTATATAGAGCCACAAGTAGAATTTCGTCAGCATGTAAATTTCGTTATGTAATATAGTGCTAGAGGATGACACATTGGGTTGGACTAATTGCCACTTTAGCATGAGTTATTGAGGACAGATTAACTAACTGTAGCTAATGAACTGGTAAATGATTGTGGACACAGAGGACATGGGAACTTAAATTTATAAGCACTATATACTACACACTAcactacacacagacaaaattgTTGTAcacatctgtgtatgtgtgaaaatCAAAAAACTGGACCAATCCCCATGACAAGTTTTTAATTGGACACCTACTAAACGTTTATCTTTTCCCCATTCGCTCCATTTTCTCTATGCTGAAAAGTACTTGTTATTGCTGTATTTGATCATTTATGTCCATGTATATACAGTGCCTTGGAAAAGTATGCACCCCGCTTTGCCATTTTCCTATCTTGTTGCATTACAAGCTGGaatttaaaaggattttttatttggcttttatgTAGTGGATATACACAAAATAGTCCAAATTGATgaagtaaaatgaaacaaaaaaatgtattttcaaaaattctaaaaaataaaaaaccgaaaatttgtgtgtgcatttgtattcaccTCCTTTGCTATGAAGGCGCCAGAGTCTGCAGCACCACTATCAGTCAAATACTCCACGGAGCTGGGCTTTATGGGTGAGTGGCCAGAAGAAAGCccttgctttaaaaaaaaacaaaacgaaagAACGGGTTCGAAACTGCAACCATTTTAGTCACACATGTGACCAAAATTAAGTCAGTGCGACCTCAAAATATATTTGGTAGTACGTGTGAAAGTGCAATTTCTTTGGCTGGCAAAGAGAAAGCTCATCTGTGTGGCGCTGATGTGCACCTCCACGGCTGGAGGATTTCTTTGCCATCTGCCAAATAATATTTTCaacaatattttctttaaaggaaatatattaaatacagtACTTCGCAAGGGTTTGAGGCAGtgaaaatacacaggggatgcttttaatataaattgtgttttcacttaTAAATTAACctaaaacctaaatctaatcagtatttgccGGACTCCTGTTTGTTCTTAAACCAGCAGTTCTTTTTGGTTTGATgtgttagaaaatgttttattttgttcaattGTTTACATATATCCTTACACTTATCTTACTATAAGTATTTGTTTCTTAATTCTGAGATGTCTAAAAGATAACTTTTTCCATCTGTGGACTGAGAACAACAACAGGATGATTGACCATATTTTAACCCCATTTTAGTGCCTTGATGACCGCAGTTCTGGTCTCTTATCTTAATCTGGAAGATGGTTGACCGCTCTTTAACCCATTCTGGGTTTTATCCTAATGTGCCCTCACCTCAAGAAGAGTGTACTCCTTCTTTGCATGCAATTTTGGTCATAGTAATCTATAAAATGTGAAGCCTGGTTGTGCCTAGCCAGTGATCTCTCGCTCTGCATTCAGTGTGCTTAGTGACAGTTTACTCCTTGTGCAAGTAAAATTGATCTAAACTCTGAAGTTCGTCCTCTGTCTATTTTGTTAAGAAAACAGCTCCTAAAATTGTTAAGAGTAGATTGGAGGACTTTTAAGAGGTTTAGAGTTTTGTTCACtaagataaaggtttttgtactttcttTACTCAGAGTTGCTCTGAGAAGCttcctaaatcacttttagtctGGGATTCCCAGCTAGGATGTTTTAGGCTAAGATACGTGCTCTCTGAGTGGATTCTAAGAAGCTTTGTAAATACAGCCCTGGTTCTTTTTGCCTTTGAAAATGGTTCTTCATTAATTATAGTGGGTTCTTTACGGACTTGTCTTGCACAATGGACAAGAACCTGTGAACCTGTGATTagtcagacacctgatggtgctGTGTGATAGGAACCTAAAATATCTAAAGTGgctaaaacttctgcacagtactgtatattttagttACTGTGTTTTCTTGAATTTCATTTAGTGTTCCTAAATTTTTGATGTTAGGAGAACCCTGTAGAGTTTACCAAAAGGCACGTGGGAGACTACCTAAGCATCTGAAAGAAAGTACTGTGGTTAGATGAGActaaaattgaattttttttggCCATCTAAGAAAATGCTACGTCTAGCACAGACTCAACACCTCTCATCACCCCCACCATTCCCACAGTGAAGTATGGTGATGGCAGTATTATGCTATGGGGATGTTTTTCATCTGCAGGTACTGGGGAAACTGGTCAGAATTAAAGGAGTGATGGATGGTGCTTAATACAGGGTAATTCTTCAAAACCTGTTTCAGCCTGCCCAAGAGTTCAGACTGGGAAGGAGTTTCACCTTccagcatgacaatgaccctaaCCACACTTCTAAAGCAAAACTGAATTGGTTTAggaagaaacatttaaattttttggCATGGCCCAATCAAAAACCCAGACCTAAATCCAATAGACAATCTGTGGCCGGACTTAAAAACTGCTGTACACCAGCAGAACCCATCCAACTTGAAGGAGTTGGAGCAATTTTGCCTGGAAGAATGGGCAAAAATCCTGGTGGCTAGATGTGCTACGCTCATAGAGacatacccaaaaagacttgcAACCGGAATTTCTGTAAAAGTATTAACTTTGAGGGGATGAATAATTATGTACACTCAggtgaactgttttttttaaccatgttgtgtaaatcaaatatttgtaaatcAAACCATTTCAATTCCAGATTGGAAGAATAGGAAAAAGGCAAAGAGGGGTGAAAACACAAGGTGCAATATATAGGAGGCATGTACATTGAACCTCATCAAACAACATTGCAGTTTGAAGGACAAAGCATACAGTGGAGTGTATAATGAACAGTGAACAATTTTGGAATTAACTCACTCCTACACCTCCTTGACATCCATACAAGCGTCTTCACATACTCTGGCTAATTGGACCTCTGCTCAGTTTGAACTTGGGAAGGGACATGTTGGGAAATGTGTGACATGTATATCTAAATGTCTCTTTAGGGATTTTTAAAGTTGATCTTAGCTAATTACATCACCAAACaacatatacaaaataaattttcaAGTTGTCTCATATAAAACTGAGCAGAggtcaaatcagaaaaaaataagaggAAACACAAATCTAAGTATAAAATAATtccacatacagaaaaaaaaagaatgcgCAAGAGTGAGGATGAAAAAGCCAAATCTTGTTCACATTTGTATTCTACTTACTTACCTTTGAGCCAACAAGTCACTCCCACTCCCCTTGTGTaactttagtttgttttacaaaatttaaattaaCTGGTAGAGCTCACCTCCTCTCCTGTGCCCTGCATCACTTCTAGAGGAATAGCATAGATCTTATTATGCATCTCCACTGTTCTCCTCTTCCCAGAACGAATCTTGACCAAAAGAACTCTGAAGTTGGTTCCACCTAAATCCAAAGCCAGGAAATCACCATGCTCTGAACAtgcaggcagagagacagattaaaaaaaaaataaagcaaccatgtcacacatacacaccaagaTATACCTTGTACAATGCATCTACTTAATTTTCTAAAACTGTAATTGTATTTTAGTGTCATGTGTCATTTTTCCCAGTTATtttgcatgtatgcatgtaaaATCTTACTATTGttattgttaaaaaacaaatgtccaAAAATATTTGAAGGTTGAACGTACCAAAAGTGACAATATTCAACAGTACAGAGGGTACAATGTTGTAGCCATAACAGATTATCATTGGCTGAGATCTCTGTCAATCACAGAAAGGTGCGACATTATGTAAACAAGGTATAATGAGCTGCTAAGCTGCTGAGTAACCATCTTAGCTGCCTTCTCTACCCAACAGACATGCAGTTGCTAGCTTGAAtaagtgtgtatgtacatgtaagtgtgtgtctgttttaccTGAACCATCGGGAGTGCTTCGTACAAAGGTTGGCAGCATTTTGACAGTAGCACTGTCCTGAGTGCTTTTTGACAAGCCATTTTGTATCTCAATCCTCATCCGCTTCTTTACCTAAAGACATTATGCATATTTGAAGAAAATGAGTTAAGTAACATGCGCAagcacacacctacacacacacacacctacctcCAGCAACTGTTCAGTTGTCAGGCAAAATTCCGACAATGTTTGGTCAATTTGTTGTGATTGCTCAGCAAGTCTATAGGCAACAGCTGTCACCATGGCAGCACCTTTTCCACTGCCACTCTCTGATAGGAGAAATCGAACATCAGAGTCCGGGACCAAACGACGGACAGTCTTATGAAGGCGCCGGGCATACCTGAAACAGATTTTGAGCCTTAGTgctgaaattttaaattttaataggaaatatagccgcaagcggcgatgaacggccctcgcctcgagcgaaCCGCATCCCCCAGCGAACCGCGTCCCCGAACAAACCGCATCCCTAAGCGCCTCTCCATGAACGGACCAAACCACCGAGGAGACCACCTCCTCCCGAGTGCCTCCCCTAGGTGCCCCCCTGAATGGGACAGCCTCCCTGAGTAGCCCCCCTGAATTGGCTGCCCCccaataccccccccccccaagaaaACCACGTCATTTAGTGGACCCTTGTGGacgtctgtgccaaatttggtacaattctgacaaagtaagtttAAGTACGTAGGCAGCGCTATTGCAACTATAACGTGTTGTCCAATTGGCCATTTGATGAGGATGCCTTGAAGGATGCTTGTGCCAAATGTGGTActgttctgacaaagtaagtgcaagtacatagggggcgctatccgacccccccaagtagaccatgtgCCTTAGTGGACCCCCGCGGacgtctgtgccaaatttggtacaattttgacaaagtaagtgcaagtacatagggggcgctatcccaTCTATAGTGATTTTCTTATGTCACATGAAGATGGCAAAACATAGGTCAACTTCTGGGGTCCggcaaaggaaaaccgtaaaagttagcaaaaaaatttggataactttagcTGCCCCACATGTCTAGATGATGCTGACCAAGAATCAGCTCATtcggtcaaaagccctaggacgagttcgctCAAGTACGAGGTGTGTGAAAACtggacattttgtaaaattctcattggaaatgaatggcgagaTTTGgtcatcaccatggcaacagcattGAATATAGGGCATGGGTccgattggcttttatgatcaggatgccctaaaggatgtgtgtgccaaatttggtacaattctgacaaagtaaatgttttggtttgaatggcaattttcaaatcgttatacagggggcgctattgggcctattttgatttagtttaatgAAATGGGTTCAGGGCGGCAAAATTGAGTTTAAAGCGCAGAAAAAgtataataataagaatattcctaacgatttccaggcccacggccacctgtcaatcataatatatatattttcggaaaggtctcgcgcagtcccacgtcatggtggggtgtgggtaaGTCGTCCATGCTACCTGGGGGGACCCCTTGCAGTTTTGTACTTCTGGCTCACTGAGCGATTACAATAGGCCCTTGCCTGCACTTTCAgtgggctcgggcctaataaaaaagaataaaaagtccTGCTGCACTTAAATTAAAAGGCTAGTGCAGTAAGAACACATGCCAGCAAAGCAtgtgttttatcttttaaaagTGGTGGCAATTGCTTCAAGTACCTTGCCTGGGAGGGTCTCAGGAGGATACAGCAGTCCTGAGATAGcattttaatgaattatttatgacTGAAAACTTATATAGTATATAATAGTATAGTAATGGTAGTATTCTATTGTCACTCACTGTGGGTGCATCTTGTAGAGAGATCCATCAATGCCTACGGTGGTTCGGAGTCGTGCAACTCCTTTATTTTCCTTTAGCCTCATTAGGATGCCAGCCAGTGTGGTGGCTATCAAGTTAGCAGAACGGAAAGACACAATGGCACAAAcctgaaggagaagaggaaaaatagagaaattaattaaacacaaagttCAAACTTCATAAACTACAGAATAAGATAAATCAACCACGACTTATGTTACATAAAGTCttttcatatattcatataCTGGCTTTAACCAACAGCTAGTGGTAACATTTGCTTTTAAAAGGCATCTAAACTAAAATGCAGAGTTCCAATTAATAAtggatatgtttttattttgttctttctaTTTACTAACATCTTTGTTAGAATaactggagagaaaaaaatctttataaGCAATATGTTTTAGCTATAATAATACTATACTGTTTTCTTAATTCCCTGACACAAGGAATTCATATTATTTAAGTACTATTTGGCCAacgacacacacatgctgcacagCGATGCAGTCGTCAGTTGAGGGCTCCACACCAAGCCTGGTTAAAATCTCTCTGGCTTTTGTCAACCCGTCCTTACTCCTAAACAGGAGAGAAAGATAGCGAAAAAGAGGCACTATCACTGAATGCCTCATTAAAGAAGTGAATTAAATCTTCGTAGCCCTGTAGTTTGACTTACTTTTCTATGGCTGAGACATGCTTGGTCTCAAACTTCCCTCTAGTGAGCAACTCAGGGGTGATTCTACCCTCAAATAGCAGGCCTTCCCTGGCCATCTTCACCAAAATGAGACGAACCAGCTCCCCCATGTACATACCACTGACCATCTTCTCAAACCTATTGTACAGCAAAAACAGGTAAGTGGGTAAAACAGATATCCAGAAGTCATTAGATTTGGGACATCCAAATCTAATGACTTCTGGATATCTGTTCTCTCAGGTACTGTTGAGTTTTTTAATTGCTGAACCTTTTCTaccttttcattcattcagaagaaatatttaatatgCTGATTTAGATGCTGCTCGACTGGTGTGGGTAAAGGCATGTCACATTTTTTAGAGAATACAAACTTTGCCTCCTATGTGCAGAAAACAAAGGCAGAGAGCCAACATAAAGCATCTAAATCTAAAGATAAAATAGGATTAGAGATACATCACTGTTGCCTTATTTTCTATGAAGAACTTTaatattactgtattttattaaatacatatttttagtattaatataaatgaataaacatttttcatctATCTAAGCAACAGCTGTTCCCTCACAGCTTAAACAGTATCTCATTTAGATTTTTTCAGCAATAACATTGATAAATTACATCGTTAAGGCAGTTTTGCTTTGACATACAGCTGTTTGCCCGGGTTGAGAGAGCCTCGGTCTAGCTCTCTGTCAAACTCTGTCCTGATGTCTTCCAGCCTGCCGTCATCTCCAAAGGCTCCCCACTCTATGTTGACACACATCCTGCCTTCGTCTCCCTCCACCAGGTCAATGTGACGAAGCTCCTCCATGTAGCATGCATTGGTACCTGTCCctaaaaacatggaaatacaCACCTGTACAATTTAAACTAACTTTTATTTGACTTATTTGATTTGTCTTGAAAGTACATAATTCCAGTAAGTGAAAAGCACACTGTTAAATTAGATTGTTCCCATGATTATTTAAATACACATAGTTTTACTACCAATGATAATGCCAACTTCACAGCGCTGATCATCAAAACCACAGGTCATCATCGTTCCAACCGTATCATTTACTACAGCCATGATGTCAGCATTGTAGTCCTGAAATATTTAGTACACACAGATAAAGAAAAATTGTTTAACTTACCCTATTATTTCAACCTGCATCCCAGTTTGAACGAAaaccaaatacaataaaacttaATTTCAGACTGCAGGCCTGAAGTTTGATATAAAATAAGCAAAATTATACAAATAAGACTCACTCCACGTTTTTTAATAGCTTTGTTGAGCAGCTTGACAACATCCATGCCTTCCACTCCACTGGCCTTGAAACGCTTTGTCCATGTTATTAGATAGCCCTGAAGAGAGATGCATTAAGTGCCATAGAGAcatgagacaaagaaagagagatttGATGCTTAGTGGAGATTTAGTTTTTAGACTTGGTGAACTTAGCACACACATTACAGTATGGGCTGCaaaaatacagcattttaatcttcagacatttaaataaaatactataAGTGGAAAGGGTCCTGTGTCACAAATGAGTTAAATGCACAGCGCATAGCGTTATTAGTCAAATAgtcaatcatttttattttgttttacctCATCTAGTTTGCTCTGTTGGCAGGGGAAGGAGAAGGTGAATCCAACTGGGAGTTTCTTGTCtttgatgttgtgtttttccatgaAATCACCAAGACACTCTGCCACATGGTCAAACAGCTGGAGTTGGAAAGTAGGGGTCATTTGGGGAACAGGaagaaacactgtgtgtgtgtgtgtatgcttgcaTTTCAGAATAAACCTACTCGGGTTCCACTGTCATGAATAATGTCTTCTGGTGTTTCATAGATCTGGCTCTCCATCTGAACAGTCTGTTTCTTCTCATGGCTCACTCTGACATGGAGAATCCTGAAGTTGCTGCCTCCTAAATCGAGTGCAATAAAGTCTCCTTTCTCTGTtgagacagaaaacatgcaTTTAAGTATATAACCATAGACCTATACTTTGACTTTGATACAAGGCAGAATGAGACTTATTTCCATGTTGAATCTAGATGAATCTATGACTAAATGCGCAGAGCAGAGATCCCTGTCTAAACACACTAAAGCCCGTTTTCCATTTTACAATTTTACCAAAACTCAACTCAGCTCTACTCTGCTTGACTCAACTCAGTTTAGGTTATTTCCCATTACAATTGAGCACCACCTCAATGCAGGCGGGGACTGTCATAGCATGATGGTGCTAAACTAAAATGTCCATGCCTCGTAGGACCACGATGTTGTTTTGCGAATAGCATTAGCCATTTGTCTCGCTAAAGAGTATAAAGATGGAAATCAAAAggtcactgttgtttttttttttgtttttttttaaatggtgggtttttgattcttgtgttggaCGCAATCTGATGTAGCACTCGTGACTCCAGTGATATCCATTCCTAGTAATGACCTACATTTTGATGATTGTTATATGTTGTCCTGGTGAAAAGAatgattatttgttattataGAAACCATTTCtaatattaattcatttttatcaaatccatccattttctatacccgcttattccttaagcagagtcacggggatctgctggagcctatcccagctctcttttgggtggaaggcaggggtacaccctggacaggtcaccagtccatcacagggccacaaatagacacacaatcacacacactcctatgggcaatttagagtcaccaatcaacctaacatgcatgttttttggacagtgggaggaaactgacagagtaaacccacgcaagcacggggagaacatgtaaactccacacagaaaggccaggttgcgaacccacgcTTCTAGAGGAGAGGCGTGAACCTCTGTTCCACATGATACTGAACTCAGACCAACAGGATGTTCAGCTGGACAAGATCCAATCAGACTCCCTCCCTCCAATCAGGGAGTCTCACCAATCAGATTTTAGTCAACTGTTAATGTTAGTTAGCTGAACTTAAGccattttttttccagacaaCCTCCCATTTTCAGAAGATTCCACTCAATTTTAGCTCAGCAAACCAGACTAACTCTTTCTATTCTATACATATTCTTTATATATTCTGGAATATTAGTCTGGAATTTTATGGgttgtttagactgcttctctcctatagatctctctgaatttacatcagtagttgcttcatcgaaatcatcgtgtctcttggaccccatcccgactagactgcttaaaggcaccctgccattaatgaactcatctttattggacttggtaaatttatctctagtatcaggctacgtaccacaggcctttaagactgcagtaatcaaacctttactcaaaaagcctagtcttgatccaggagtcttggctaattatagaccaatatccaacctgccatttatttctaaaatcctagaaaaagctgttgctaagcagctatcagaccacttacacaggaatgaactatttgaagatttccaatcaggatttagagcacatcatagtacagaaacagcactgttgaaagttaccaacgatcttctcttagcctcagataatggacttgtttccatacttgtcctcctagaccttagtgcagcattcgacaccattgaccacaacatcttattacagagactggagcatgtgattggtatcagaggaacagcgttaaagtggttccaatcctatttatcggacagattccagtttgttcatgtccatgatgaaccttccacacgaacaaaagttagttatggagttccacaaggttctgtgctaggaccgattctgttcaccctgtacatgcttcctttaggatatatcattaggaagcactctattaattaccactgctatgcggatgacactcagttatatctatctattaaacctgttaacacaaaccagttaaccagacttcaagcctgtctaactgacataaaggcctggatgaccagtaactttttacttttaaactcggagaaaacagaagtcattatatttgggcctaaaaatctcagaaataacttttctaaaattatagctactctagatggcatagccctggcctccagcactactgtaaaaaaccttggagttatttttgaccaggacatgtcctttaactcacacataaaacaaatctctagaactgcattctttcacctgcgcaacatttccaaaattaggaacatcctgtctcaaaatgatgcagaaaaactagtccatgcatttgtttcctcaaggctagattactgtaactcattactatctggatgtcccagtatctccataaaaagcctccaattaatccagaatgccgcagccagagtcctgacaggaactagcaagagagatcatatttctcctatattggcttctcttcattggctccctgtaaaatatagaatagaatttaaaatccttcttctcacatacaaatcccttcataatcaagctccttcataccttaaagacctcatagtaccatattatcccaatagaccacttcgctctcagagtgcaggcctacttgtggttcccagagttctcaaaagcagaatgggaggcagagcctttagctatcaagctcctctcctgtggaaccagctctcagcctgggttcaggaggcagacactctctgtacttttaaggatagacttaaaaccttcctctttgacaaagcatatagttagggctggcttcaggcaaccctgaaccatcccttagttagttatgctgcgataggcct
The Mastacembelus armatus chromosome 3, fMasArm1.2, whole genome shotgun sequence DNA segment above includes these coding regions:
- the LOC113122783 gene encoding hexokinase-1, encoding MIAAQLLAYYFTELKDDQVKKIDKYLYSMRFSDETLLDIMYRFRRELVKGLGRDTNPTATLKMLPTFVRSIPDGSEKGDFIALDLGGSNFRILHVRVSHEKKQTVQMESQIYETPEDIIHDSGTRLFDHVAECLGDFMEKHNIKDKKLPVGFTFSFPCQQSKLDEGYLITWTKRFKASGVEGMDVVKLLNKAIKKRGDYNADIMAVVNDTVGTMMTCGFDDQRCEVGIIIGTGTNACYMEELRHIDLVEGDEGRMCVNIEWGAFGDDGRLEDIRTEFDRELDRGSLNPGKQLFEKMVSGMYMGELVRLILVKMAREGLLFEGRITPELLTRGKFETKHVSAIEKSKDGLTKAREILTRLGVEPSTDDCIAVQHVCAIVSFRSANLIATTLAGILMRLKENKGVARLRTTVGIDGSLYKMHPQYARRLHKTVRRLVPDSDVRFLLSESGSGKGAAMVTAVAYRLAEQSQQIDQTLSEFCLTTEQLLEVKKRMRIEIQNGLSKSTQDSATVKMLPTFVRSTPDGSEHGDFLALDLGGTNFRVLLVKIRSGKRRTVEMHNKIYAIPLEVMQGTGEELFDHIVQCISDFLDYMGMKSARLPLGFTFSFPCRQTSLDAGILVTWTKGFKATDCEGEDVVGLLREAIKRREEFDLDVVAIVNDTVGTMMTCAYEEPTCEIGLIAGTGSNACYMEEMRNIEMIEGDEGQMCVNMEWGAFGDNGCLDDIRTEYDRTVDEFSLNPGKQRYEKMCSGMYLGEIVRNILIDMTKRGFLFRGQISETLKTRGIFETKFLSQIESDRLALLQVRSILQHLGLDSTCDDSIIVKQVCGAVSHRAAQLCGAGMAAVVDKIRENRGLDHLNITVGVDGTLYKLHPHFSGIMHQTVNELAPKCNVNFLLSEDGSGKGAALITAVGCRMRQELNSK